The genomic region CCAGCCCATCAGCCGGTGGGCATAGTCAAACTGGGCCGCTGCGTTGCGCAGGCCATGGCCCTCGCCCGGATAGGTGACAAGACGCACAGGCGCTTCACCGGCCAGCTTGAGATAGCGGTAGAGGATATAGCCTTGCGAGGGCGCGACGCGGGTATCCACCTCGCCATGCATGACCAATGTCGGCGTGGTCGAGCCGTGCGCATGCATGATCGGGGAATGCCGGAAATACCACTCCCAGTTCTCCCACGGATAATGGATGAAATGGACATCGACCATCTCGACCGGGATGTCAGTATTGCCCATGAAGGACACCAGATCGGTCAGGGCGACGAAGGGTACGGAGGCCGCGAAATGCTCGCTGGCAACCGTCGCGCCCCAGGCAGACGCGAACCCGCCATAGGATCCGCCCGTTATGCCGACGCGGGCCGGATCGATCAGGCCCTGATTGGCCAGATAACCGACACCATCGACAATATCCTCGAACTCCTCGCCCGGCGGGTTGAGGTGATCAAGCTCGATAAAGGCAAAGCCGCGCCCGGTGGAGCCGCGATAATTGGGGTAGAAAATGGCAAAGCCCTCGCCTGCCCCGATCTGGCCGGGCCGCGAATAGCCGGTCAGCCAGCCATTATGATCGTGCGCTTCCGGCCCGCCATGCACCACAGCGATCATCGGCCAGCCGTTTTCGGGCGCTTCGCCCTGCGGGGTGATCAGCACACCTTCCACCTCGACACCGTCACGCGCCGTCCAGCGCACCACGCGCTGATCGCCAAGCGTACGTTCCGCCAGCCACGGATTGAGATCGGCCCAGCGAGCCGGGGCCTCGCCCGGACGGGCGACATACACGTCTCGCGGATGGGCCGGGCTGTCAGCCACGAAGGCGATTGTTTCGCCTGAAGAATCAAGGCTCAGCGAGTGGGCGACATAGCCGCCATGGGCTTCGCGTGAGACTTCCTCGCCCTCGGGCGTGTAGCTCACCCAGGCGCTGTCCTGGCGTACATGGGCGAGCGCGAAAATATGTCCGTCCCGCCATTCAAACGTGCGGATATGCTGTTCGGCATCAGGCGCGATCTGGATGTATTCACCGGTCTGCACATCGGCGACATGGATCGTGCCGGCAGTCGCGTCAGAGCGGTTGATCGCCGCCAGGAAGGCAAACTGCGAACCATCGGGGGAGAAACGGCCGATATCGATCTTGCCGGGCGTTTCAACCGTGCTGATGACTTCGCCGGTTGCGATGTCTGCAAAGCTCCAGCGCTGCTCCATCATGGAATCGTCCACAGACGGGGTCGGCGCCAGTCTCACCGCCAGGACTGATCCGTCCGCGCTCAGCTGAATGGCAGAGGCATGGCCGGTCAGGTCCAGCCGCTCTGCGGCGCTTTCATCATCGCCCAGCCCGGCCCGCCAGACATGGGAAAATGGCTGGTTTTCCTCATAGATATTGGCCCGGAAGCCGCGCTCGCGCAGTTCGCTGTGGTCAGGCTGGTCCGGGTCACGGCCAATGAAATAGATCGAGCTTGCATCCGCGGTCAGGAGATAGCCCTGCACGCCCGTGTCCGGGTGATAAAGCCGCTCCGGCTCACCGCCCGACAGCGCTACCCGGTAGAGTGCAGGACGTTCATCGCCCTCGCGGCGGGCCAGAAAGGTGACGCTCTCGCCATCAGGATGTAGTGCTACGCCGCTAACCGTATCTTCACCGGCAACCAGCGCGCGCAAGGCACCGGGTGCGTCGGCGGCATAAAGGTGCAGGGACGGGGCGCCATCGCTTTCACCGGTACGGATATCGCGCGGAACCGAGACCGTGAACGCCACTGTGCCGCCCTCTGGCGCAATCATCACCTGGCCGGCCTGACGCAGCTGGAACAGATCATTGATCGAAACGCTTCTGGCCTCGGCCTGCTCCTGCGCCAGAGCGGGCGCGGACACGGCCGGCACAGCCATGGCAGCGCCAGCCAGAACGGCGGCCATCAGGCGGTGTCTCATGCGAAATGTCATCGGGTTAGCCTCCCTGCAATCTTGTCATTGCATGGAAAGCTAAAGCGGCAGAGCCCTCACGTCGAGCTTCAGGCCGCAGAAGGCGTCAGGCGATAATGTCGGGATTGAGCTGGTCTTCGATGGCGAAGATCATGTCCTTGAGCATCAGCTTGCGCCGTTTCAGGCGCACCAGCTTGAGCTGGTCGACCACGCCGCAATCCTGTGCGGCGCGCACTTCTGCGTCCAGCGCGCGATGTTCACGGCGCAGCTCGGCCAGCTTGGCCACCAGCGCATCTTCATCCAGATCACCGAACATTCTCAGCCAATACACCTGTTTGGAGTGCAACCAGCCCGCCCGGCCGGGCCGGCTCTGATTGCAAATGCGTGGACATGACCCGTGTTGCGTCCGCGATGGCCGGCAAGCCACGGGAGACGCACATTACCCTTTTTCGAGCGCGGAGAAAACGGCTTCTTTGAAGCGCGTGACGGGCGCGCCGGGCGAACAGCGCGCGCGATATCCGTCCAGCGCGGCCGCCGCTGCATCCGGCCAGTGCGCAGCGCCGGAAAGGGCGGGCGTATCGAGCGCCTGCAGCATGGTTTGCGCCACATGTTCTGCGGCCAGCTCTGCGCCAAGCACGGACTGGCGCAAGGACTGCGCAGCCTCCAGCGGGACCGGCGCAGGCGGGGCTTTCAGCCGGTCACGCACGCCGCGCAAGGGCCCGACCGCCAACGCGTGCCAGTCACCGGCAATGCGCACGGCCTTCTCAAGGGCGAGCAGCGGATCACGCCCCTGCCCGGTGCTCCAGACAAGCCAGAAGGCGATATTCACGTCCAGCCCGGCATCCTGCAGCGCCAGCGCGGAGTGCTTCACCGGCTCATGGTCATAAAGCGCGACGGAAAAATCCCACAGGCTTTGCCCGCGCGTGTCTTGCATCACGCCTTGCCCTTGCGGGCTGCGCCGGGCCGCTTGCCTTCCCTGATGTCCTCGCCCCAGCGCCGGGTCGGCGTCCAGTCAAGACCGAACAGGTCCAGCGCCCGGCCCACGGACTGGTCCACCATGTCATCAAGGGTTTCAGGCTTCGCGTAGAAGGCCGGCAAAGGCGGCATGATGATCGCGCCCATTTCCGTCAGCTGCGTCATGGTGCGCAAATGGCCGAGATGGAAGGGCGTCTCGCGCACCATCAGCACGAGGCGGCGGCGCTCTTTAAGCACTACATCGGCGGCGCGCGTCAGCAGGCTGGAGGTCACGCCGGTCGCGATCTCGCTCATCGTCCTGACAGAGCAGGGCGCGATCAGCATGCCAAGCGTCTGGAAGGAGCCGGAGGCTATTGGCGCGCCGATATCGGGAAACGCGTAGACATGATCGGCGCGCGCGTGGATGTCAGCGGCCTTCAGCCCCATCTCGTAGCCCAGCGTCATCTCGGCAGCCTTGCTGGCCACGACATGGGATTCGATGCCCAGATCGCGCAAGGCTTCCAGCGCACGCATGCCGTAGATCACGCCGGACGCGCCTGACAGTCCGACAATCATGCGCGATGGCAAGGACTTGGCTTCAGACATGGGAAACCCTTCCGCAACACGGACAGTTTTCACCATTGATAGGAAGGGGTGTTTGATGTTTCACTTCCAGTCCTTGATCCAGCGAAGGAGGCTACACATGCCAGCTGAAGCGCGTATCCGTGAGCTTGACCAACGTCACACGCAACTGGAAAGCCGCATCGAGAAAGAACTCAAGCACCCTTCGGCAGATACGCTGCACCTAGCAGAGCTCAAACGACAGAAATTGCGCCTCAAGGAGGAAATTGAAACCCTCCGGCGCCGACATTGACGTTTTTTGCGGCAATTCACCACACATGATGAAGGGCGGGCTGATATCAGCCCGCCCTTTTGCATTTCCTGCCCGCCCGGATGGACCGGGCCGCACTCGCGTGCCTATCATGCGCGGGTCATGCACCCGAACCTGCTGTAGAAGGCCATCCATGCTGACTCTTTCCCGCGCGCTCGTCCTGCTGGCGCTGAGCTGCCTGGCAGCCCCGGTCTTCGCGCAGCCTTCCGGCGGCAACCCGCAAGGTGCAGCGGCCTGCCCTGAGGCCAGCGAGGCGATGGCAGCCGGGAATGCCGAAGACGCCGTTGCCGCGCTTCGCGCCTGCCTGTCGGCGCGCCTGCACCCCTGGCAAACCGAGGCCGAATTGCGCGTGCGCCTGGGCGCCAGCCAGCTGGCCCTCGGCGAAAGCGAGGCTGCGCTTTTCACCTATAATCAGGTGATCGCATTATTGCGCGACAATGGCGGCAATACCGATATCCCCATCGTGCGGCGCAACCGCGCGGTCGCGCTGTTCCAGCTTGATCGCCTCGAGGAAGCACTGGCCGACCTGCTGATCGCAGAGCGCGGCATGGCGCAGGATGATTTCGTCCATATCCTTCTGGGCGGGGTCTATATGGAGCTGGACCGCGGGACCGAAGCCATCGCCGCCTATGACAATGCGATCCGCCTGGCCCCGGATTCGCCCGGCGGCTGGATTGGCCGCTCGGCCGCCTTTATCGAGCTTGATCTGATGGACCGGGCGGTCGAGGACGGGCGCGAAGCGGTGGCCATCGCGCCTGATGACGGATCGGCGCTGAACGCCTTGTGCTGGGCGCTGGTGAAGGCACAGCGGGCCAGCGAAGGCATGGATATCTGCTATGCCGCTGTCGAGGCCGAGCCCGATTCCGGTGCCATCATTCATTCCCTCGCCGCCGCGCTTGAACAGATCGGGGAGCATGAAGAAGCCTATCCGCTCTTCGCCCGCGCGTTCGAGCTGGAGCCGGACAATTCCACCATCGCTGATGATTATGCGCGCGTGAGCGCCGCGTCCGGCGATTAGGGCCTTTCCTTATCAGACACGGAGTTTGCCGCATGGCCGGTTCAGAACGCGTTGCCATCGTCACCGGGGGTGCCAGCGGAATTGGCGCGGCATGCGCCCGGCGCCTGGCAGAGGAGGGCGTGCGCGTCGTCATCGCCGACATTGACAAGAAGGCGGGCGAGGCGCTGGCCAACGATCTGGGAGCGGCCAAGAATCGCGCGCTTTTCGTCAGCTGCGATGTCGCCGACAAGCTCTCGGTCGCCAATCTGATGGCCGAAACCCTGTCGGCCTTCGGCCAGCTCGACATCCTCATCAATAATGCCGCCATACTCGCCAAGGGCGACATACTCTCGCTGGAGCTTGCCGATTTCGACAAGGTCATTGGCGTCAATCTGCGCGGCGCCTTCCTGGTGGCCCGCGCCTGCGCACGCCAGATGACCCGCCAGATCGAGGAGGATGACACGCGCGGCGACGATGCGCGCCGCCGCTATGCCATCGTGAACATGAGCTCGATCAACGCCGTGGTGTCGATTGCCGACCAGCTCGCCTATTCCACATCCAAGGGCGCGCTCAACCAGATGACCAAGTCCATGGCACTGTCGCTGGCCCCCTATGGTATCCGCGTGAACGCCATCGGCCCCGGCTCGGTCAATACCGATATCCTCAAGGCGGTGAACGAGGACAAGGCGGCGATGGAGGCGGTGCTATCGCGTACCCCGCTCGCCCGGATCGCCGACCCGGACGAGATCGCCTCTATCGCGTGGTTTCTGGCCTGCAAGGAGTCCAGCTATATCACCGGCACCTGCATCTATGCCGATGGTGGCCGCCTCGCGCTCAACTATGTGATGAAGCGCGAGGATTACGAAGACTAGGACACAGACTCATAATTTCTGAGCCATATCTGGATAGCGGCGAGTTTGACGAGGGCAAGGTAGTTATCGGCGTGTTTTTCGTAGCGCGTTGCGATGGCCCGGAAGTGTTTGATCTTGCTGAAGAAGCGTTCGACGAGATTGCGGTAGCGATAGAGGAAGGGGCTGAAGCTGGGCGGGTTCTTGCGACGTGAGACCGGTTTGATGCAACCCCATGCACCACGCGATTTTAGGCTGTCGCGCAGGGCGTCGCTGTCATAGGCCCGGTCGGCCAGCAGGATCTGGCCTTCGCCGATCCCGCCGAGCATATCGGTGGCGCTGCGTCCGTCATGGGCCTGGCCGGGCGTGAGCTTGAGTGCGACGGGCAGGCCGTTGGCGTCCACGAGGGCATGGATTTTCGTCGTCAGCCCGCCCCGCGAGCGCCCCATGCATCGGGGGTCAGGAGTGTCTCCGGCGGCGGCGTCCGCGCCCCCTTTTTTGCGTTCGCCCCGTGCTGGTGAACGCGGATCGACGAGCTGTCGATCATCTGGATGTCGCCGTCGTAAGCCGCTGTGATCGCGTCGAATATCCGATCCCAGACGCCCAGCTTGCGCCACCGGACGAAGCGGTTGTAGCAGGTTGTCGCCGGACCGTAGCGCTCCGGGATTTCCGCCCAGGGCGACCCGGTGCGCAAGCGCCAGTAAATCCCGTTGAGCACCTTGCGATCGTCCACACGCGGCACACCGCGCGGCTTGTTCGGCAGCAAGGGTTCGATGATCCACCACTCGAAATCGGTCAACTCGTAGCGGCGACGGCCCATGATCCATATCCTCCTCGCGAAGGTTGAATCAGGCTTCGGCCAAAAACGGAATCCCGTTTATGAGTTTATGACCTAGTCTTCGTCCTGCGCAGGAGCCTTGCCGAACAGCTCGTCGAGCGTGGTCGGGCCGGTGGCCGCAGGCGCGGTTTCCTCGGCGGGTTTGAGCACGTCTTCCTCGATCTTCACCGTGCCGGCGTCTTCCATTTCCTTGCGGCGCTTGGACGCCTTGCGCACCTGTTCATCGAGATCGATCTGGCTGCACAGCCCCAGCGAGACCGGATCGGTCGGCTTGATATTGGCCGAGTTCCAGTGCGTGCGCTCGCGCACCGCCTCGATCGTGGTCTTGGTGGTGCCGACCAGCTTGGAAATCTGGCCATCGGTAAGCTCCGGGTGATTGCGCACCAGCCAGGCAATGGCATCCGGGCGGTTCTGGCGGCGCGAGAGCGGCGTGTAGCGCGGCCCCTTCTTGCGCGCGGTCTCCTGCAGATCAGCGTATTTCGGGCGCGTGGCCTGCATGCGGTAGGCCGGATCAGCTTCGGCCTTCGAGATCTCTTCAGAGGTCAGCTGCCCGCCCGCGATAGGGTCGGCACCGCGCACGCCGGCCGCGACGTCGCCATCGGCAATGCCCTTCACTTCAAGACGGTGCAGGCCGCAGAAATCGGCGATCTGCTCAAAAGACAGGCTGGTATTGTCGACGAGCCAGACAGCTGTCGCCTTGGGCATGAGAATGTCGGACATGGCAATAGGCTCCTTGGTCTAGGGGGAGCGCCGGAGACAAAAGAAAACCCGGCGCGGTCCGCCGGGTTTCGGTCGATCCGACCCGCCAAGGCTGGTGTCGATGACACCTGATATCAATGACGGGGTTTGGCGTGCTTATAGCGTGTGAGCGCGCGCCTTGAAAGGGGGTATTCCCGGCACGCGCGCCATGCCTATGGCACCAGCAATATCTTGCCTGCATGGGCCATGGAATCCATGCGCTCATGGGCTTTTGCCACATCGGCCAGCGCAAAACGGGTATCGATCAGCGGGCGCACCCTGCCCGCCTCCACCCATGGCCAGACATGGCTACGCACGGCAGCGGCAAGGGCCGCCTTCTCCTCATCGGAGCGGGCACGCAGTGTCGAGCCAGTGATGGTCTGGCGTTTGAGCATCAGCCCCATCAGATCAATTTCCACCCGCGAGCCTTTGAGGAAAGCGATCTGCACCAGGCGCCCGAACCGGTTCAGTACGGCGAGGTTCTTTGCCACATAATCTCCGCCCACCATGTCGAGGATCACGTCCGTGCCGCCAGCATCCTTCACGCCCTCCACCCAGTCGTCTTCGCGGTAGTTGAAGACAAAATCTGCGCCGAGCAAGCGGCAGGTTTCGCACTTGTCCGCGCTGCCCGCCGTCGCCATGACAACAGCGCCGTGCGCCTTGGACATCTGGATTGCCGTAGTACCGATACCGCTCGACCCGCCATGGACCAGAAAGCGCTCACCGGGCTTGAGTGCGCCCGCCTCGAACACATTGGTCCAGACGGTGAAGACGGTTTCCGGCAGGCCCGCAGCGGCAACCAGATCAACACCATCCGGCACCGGCAGGACAGAGCCGGCAGGCGCGCGCGCGATATCGCCATAGCCGCCGCCCGCCACCAGTGCACATACCCTCTGGCCAATATCAAACCCGCTCACGCCTCCGCCAATCGCCAGCACGGTGCCGGACACTTCCAGCCCCAACCCCTTCGGTGCGCCGGGCGGTGGCGGGTAAAAACCCATCCGCTCGATCACATCGGGCCGGTTCACACCGGCTGCTGCAACCCGGATCAGGATTTCCCCGTGGCCGGGCGGGGCAAGCGTGATCTCTTCCAGCCGCAGGGCGTCCGGCCCACCGGGCTGCGGGGCGGTGACGATGCGGGTCTTGTAGGGTGCGATCATGGAAACTGATCCGTGTAATGGCGTAATTTGGGGGCGCATCACGCGCCCGTTTACGCTATTGTGCAGCAAGACAGGCGCTCGCAAACCGTCCAGACGCAGCCGCCAGAACAGGGAGGTGATGCCCATGTTTGACGATGAACTGCCGGTCACCCGGCGAGCGGTCATCACACCGGGGGAGGATATTTCCGCCCTGTCCGTCGCAGATCTGCAAGAGCGTATCGA from Glycocaulis abyssi harbors:
- a CDS encoding prolyl oligopeptidase family serine peptidase; its protein translation is MRHRLMAAVLAGAAMAVPAVSAPALAQEQAEARSVSINDLFQLRQAGQVMIAPEGGTVAFTVSVPRDIRTGESDGAPSLHLYAADAPGALRALVAGEDTVSGVALHPDGESVTFLARREGDERPALYRVALSGGEPERLYHPDTGVQGYLLTADASSIYFIGRDPDQPDHSELRERGFRANIYEENQPFSHVWRAGLGDDESAAERLDLTGHASAIQLSADGSVLAVRLAPTPSVDDSMMEQRWSFADIATGEVISTVETPGKIDIGRFSPDGSQFAFLAAINRSDATAGTIHVADVQTGEYIQIAPDAEQHIRTFEWRDGHIFALAHVRQDSAWVSYTPEGEEVSREAHGGYVAHSLSLDSSGETIAFVADSPAHPRDVYVARPGEAPARWADLNPWLAERTLGDQRVVRWTARDGVEVEGVLITPQGEAPENGWPMIAVVHGGPEAHDHNGWLTGYSRPGQIGAGEGFAIFYPNYRGSTGRGFAFIELDHLNPPGEEFEDIVDGVGYLANQGLIDPARVGITGGSYGGFASAWGATVASEHFAASVPFVALTDLVSFMGNTDIPVEMVDVHFIHYPWENWEWYFRHSPIMHAHGSTTPTLVMHGEVDTRVAPSQGYILYRYLKLAGEAPVRLVTYPGEGHGLRNAAAQFDYAHRLMGWMRHYLQGPGGEIPSSELDYDALLAAD
- a CDS encoding YdcH family protein, producing MFGDLDEDALVAKLAELRREHRALDAEVRAAQDCGVVDQLKLVRLKRRKLMLKDMIFAIEDQLNPDIIA
- a CDS encoding TIGR02444 family protein; protein product: MQDTRGQSLWDFSVALYDHEPVKHSALALQDAGLDVNIAFWLVWSTGQGRDPLLALEKAVRIAGDWHALAVGPLRGVRDRLKAPPAPVPLEAAQSLRQSVLGAELAAEHVAQTMLQALDTPALSGAAHWPDAAAAALDGYRARCSPGAPVTRFKEAVFSALEKG
- a CDS encoding UbiX family flavin prenyltransferase, whose translation is MSEAKSLPSRMIVGLSGASGVIYGMRALEALRDLGIESHVVASKAAEMTLGYEMGLKAADIHARADHVYAFPDIGAPIASGSFQTLGMLIAPCSVRTMSEIATGVTSSLLTRAADVVLKERRRLVLMVRETPFHLGHLRTMTQLTEMGAIIMPPLPAFYAKPETLDDMVDQSVGRALDLFGLDWTPTRRWGEDIREGKRPGAARKGKA
- a CDS encoding YdcH family protein; the protein is MPAEARIRELDQRHTQLESRIEKELKHPSADTLHLAELKRQKLRLKEEIETLRRRH
- a CDS encoding tetratricopeptide repeat protein, which encodes MLTLSRALVLLALSCLAAPVFAQPSGGNPQGAAACPEASEAMAAGNAEDAVAALRACLSARLHPWQTEAELRVRLGASQLALGESEAALFTYNQVIALLRDNGGNTDIPIVRRNRAVALFQLDRLEEALADLLIAERGMAQDDFVHILLGGVYMELDRGTEAIAAYDNAIRLAPDSPGGWIGRSAAFIELDLMDRAVEDGREAVAIAPDDGSALNALCWALVKAQRASEGMDICYAAVEAEPDSGAIIHSLAAALEQIGEHEEAYPLFARAFELEPDNSTIADDYARVSAASGD
- a CDS encoding SDR family NAD(P)-dependent oxidoreductase, encoding MAGSERVAIVTGGASGIGAACARRLAEEGVRVVIADIDKKAGEALANDLGAAKNRALFVSCDVADKLSVANLMAETLSAFGQLDILINNAAILAKGDILSLELADFDKVIGVNLRGAFLVARACARQMTRQIEEDDTRGDDARRRYAIVNMSSINAVVSIADQLAYSTSKGALNQMTKSMALSLAPYGIRVNAIGPGSVNTDILKAVNEDKAAMEAVLSRTPLARIADPDEIASIAWFLACKESSYITGTCIYADGGRLALNYVMKREDYED
- a CDS encoding IS5 family transposase (programmed frameshift) → MGRRRYELTDFEWWIIEPLLPNKPRGVPRVDDRKVLNGIYWRLRTGSPWAEIPERYGPATTCYNRFVRWRKLGVWDRIFDAITAAYDGDIQMIDSSSIRVHQHGANAKKGARAAAGDTPDPRCMGRSRGGLTTKIHALVDANGLPVALKLTPGQAHDGRSATDMLGGIGEGQILLADRAYDSDALRDSLKSRGAWGCIKPVSRRKNPPSFSPFLYRYRNLVERFFSKIKHFRAIATRYEKHADNYLALVKLAAIQIWLRNYESVS
- a CDS encoding DUF1013 domain-containing protein, with protein sequence MSDILMPKATAVWLVDNTSLSFEQIADFCGLHRLEVKGIADGDVAAGVRGADPIAGGQLTSEEISKAEADPAYRMQATRPKYADLQETARKKGPRYTPLSRRQNRPDAIAWLVRNHPELTDGQISKLVGTTKTTIEAVRERTHWNSANIKPTDPVSLGLCSQIDLDEQVRKASKRRKEMEDAGTVKIEEDVLKPAEETAPAATGPTTLDELFGKAPAQDED
- a CDS encoding NAD(P)H-quinone oxidoreductase, coding for MIAPYKTRIVTAPQPGGPDALRLEEITLAPPGHGEILIRVAAAGVNRPDVIERMGFYPPPPGAPKGLGLEVSGTVLAIGGGVSGFDIGQRVCALVAGGGYGDIARAPAGSVLPVPDGVDLVAAAGLPETVFTVWTNVFEAGALKPGERFLVHGGSSGIGTTAIQMSKAHGAVVMATAGSADKCETCRLLGADFVFNYREDDWVEGVKDAGGTDVILDMVGGDYVAKNLAVLNRFGRLVQIAFLKGSRVEIDLMGLMLKRQTITGSTLRARSDEEKAALAAAVRSHVWPWVEAGRVRPLIDTRFALADVAKAHERMDSMAHAGKILLVP
- a CDS encoding DUF1192 domain-containing protein → MFDDELPVTRRAVITPGEDISALSVADLQERIETLNGEIARAKAMIDHKQDKLGAAEAFFKKA